A section of the Deinococcus taeanensis genome encodes:
- a CDS encoding MerR family transcriptional regulator has product MNLPAGRSQTAMFTASEVEAQTGVPATTLRQWERRYGFPHPVRNASGYRLYSPLDIAAIQHMQAHLNAGVQASRAAELTRRDLAGAAEPPGTAAPDAARDPAEWAQLLTAALLASDTERASALLGQVHAQLPVEDVVTEVISPTLIEVGARWERGEITVAHEHQATAFLRARLSNLMDVAGVNEGFGPLVVAACAPLEQHELGLMMLTLALRRRGVRVAYLGANTPLGDLAVFARMQGARAVLLALNGEWALNATLEHLRDLGGLNVPLFLGGALLNVRPELAAQLGGEYAGPDAPRAAQAIAAYLHRAAHTEGGHA; this is encoded by the coding sequence ATGAACCTTCCCGCCGGCCGGTCACAGACCGCCATGTTCACCGCCTCGGAGGTGGAAGCGCAGACCGGCGTCCCTGCCACCACCCTGCGGCAGTGGGAGCGGCGGTACGGATTTCCGCATCCGGTGCGCAACGCCAGCGGTTACCGACTGTACTCTCCGCTGGATATCGCCGCCATCCAGCACATGCAGGCGCACCTGAACGCGGGGGTGCAGGCCAGTCGCGCGGCGGAACTCACGCGCCGGGACCTGGCGGGCGCCGCGGAGCCGCCCGGCACCGCGGCGCCGGACGCCGCACGGGACCCGGCGGAGTGGGCGCAACTGCTGACCGCTGCGCTGCTCGCCTCGGACACGGAGCGCGCCTCGGCGCTGCTGGGGCAGGTGCACGCGCAGCTGCCTGTGGAGGACGTCGTGACCGAGGTGATCTCCCCCACCCTGATCGAGGTGGGTGCCCGCTGGGAGCGCGGAGAAATCACGGTGGCGCACGAGCATCAGGCCACGGCGTTCCTGCGGGCGCGGCTGTCGAACCTCATGGACGTGGCGGGCGTGAACGAGGGGTTCGGGCCGCTGGTCGTCGCAGCCTGCGCGCCGCTTGAACAGCATGAGCTTGGCCTGATGATGCTGACGCTGGCCCTGCGGCGACGGGGCGTGCGGGTGGCGTACCTGGGCGCCAACACGCCCCTGGGGGACCTGGCGGTGTTTGCCCGGATGCAGGGCGCGCGGGCTGTGCTGCTCGCCCTGAACGGCGAGTGGGCGCTGAACGCCACCCTGGAACACCTGCGGGACCTGGGGGGTCTCAACGTGCCGCTGTTCCTGGGCGGCGCGCTGCTGAATGTCCGCCCGGAGCTCGCCGCACAACTGGGCGGCGAGTACGCCGGGCCGGACGCGCCGCGGGCCGCGCAGGCCATCGCGGCGTACCTGCACCGGGCGGCGCACACTGAGGGAGGGCACGCATGA
- a CDS encoding UbiA family prenyltransferase, which yields MPSVPARPHLPALPLRRALVVSRPALWVNTVGTLVTGVWLTGRLYTLDTGVLALLVYLTLPFNLLIYGLNDLWDQEEDARSSRKGGWQGARLRPDEAGPLLRATLWCNLPALAVLGTLLPRPATLVLLASAALFAAYSLPPLRLKARPFLDGLSNVAYALPLALPALALGTPVPWWPLLALMSYSVGKHAFDAAQDIPADQLAGTRTVATTLGPAGTAAYALAWFLLAAACLWPVSRLTALALLLTCGGMAVALRLQPTPARAARLYPLSIVTPWIVGAVAGVQLVFLLARGLWHGLNGP from the coding sequence ATGCCAAGCGTTCCCGCCCGCCCCCACCTGCCTGCGCTGCCCCTGCGGCGCGCCCTGGTTGTGTCCCGGCCAGCCCTGTGGGTGAACACCGTGGGCACCCTGGTCACCGGCGTGTGGCTGACCGGGCGCCTGTACACCCTGGACACCGGGGTGCTGGCCCTGCTGGTGTACCTGACGCTGCCGTTCAACCTGCTGATCTACGGCCTGAACGACCTGTGGGACCAGGAGGAAGACGCCCGCTCCTCACGCAAGGGCGGCTGGCAGGGCGCCCGCCTGCGCCCGGACGAGGCGGGGCCGCTGCTGCGCGCCACGCTGTGGTGCAACCTGCCGGCCCTCGCGGTCCTGGGTACGCTGCTGCCCCGGCCGGCCACGCTGGTGCTGCTCGCCTCGGCGGCCCTGTTCGCGGCGTACAGTCTGCCGCCGCTGCGCCTGAAGGCCCGGCCGTTCCTGGACGGGCTGAGCAACGTCGCGTACGCCCTGCCCCTGGCGCTGCCCGCCCTGGCGCTCGGCACGCCGGTCCCCTGGTGGCCGCTGCTGGCCCTCATGAGCTACTCGGTGGGCAAGCACGCCTTCGACGCGGCGCAGGACATTCCTGCCGACCAGCTCGCCGGCACCCGCACGGTCGCCACCACGCTGGGTCCGGCCGGTACGGCCGCGTACGCCCTGGCCTGGTTCCTGCTCGCCGCCGCGTGCCTGTGGCCCGTGTCCAGGCTGACGGCCCTGGCCCTGCTGCTCACCTGCGGCGGCATGGCCGTGGCGCTGCGCCTGCAACCCACCCCCGCGCGCGCCGCCCGGCTCTACCCGCTGAGTATCGTCACGCCGTGGATCGTGGGCGCCGTGGCGGGCGTGCAGCTGGTGTTCCTGCTCGCCCGGGGCCTGTGGCACGGCCTGAACGGCCCCTGA
- a CDS encoding phytoene desaturase family protein, with the protein MPRSVGILGGGLAGLTLAALLAQRGHAVTVYERDRAGGKLRRVPLAGATMATGPSLFTFPAVWRAFLRHLNEPDPLNLQLLPGGLGVHHTPHGPVPLPVPAGHPLHPYWQQYVAAAAPVAPFMPVLLTTPPRLRDPLFRQAAGALLRVTGGHLSAHGWLRAQRLPPALTHALATHALNAGLSPQDAPALYALIPALVAETVCAPAPGMGALLDALLSFAAARGVTVLEGATVQRVEGQTLHFSGARPVRHDLIVSALDPARLRALLGFPAPSPLRRRTVSGVGVYAAFPSPLALPATSVLPPTDFRVFRAAVRRGHLPPDTLTLVHARGPHLSVLMATPATGQALPLTHPWVQGQLARAEQTLEAPGLLARATDIASLSPAHYAAGGHPGGALYGLGLPAWRGGPLHPQPYQVRPGLWQVGTGVHPGGGLPAILGGALNVNRLLSETGV; encoded by the coding sequence ATGCCGCGCTCGGTCGGCATTCTGGGGGGCGGGCTGGCCGGTCTGACCCTCGCGGCCCTGCTCGCGCAGCGGGGCCACGCGGTCACCGTGTATGAACGGGACCGGGCCGGCGGGAAGCTGCGCCGCGTTCCCCTGGCGGGTGCCACCATGGCCACTGGTCCGAGCCTGTTCACGTTCCCGGCGGTGTGGCGCGCCTTCCTGCGGCACCTGAACGAACCGGACCCTCTGAACCTGCAGCTTCTCCCAGGGGGGCTGGGCGTGCACCACACGCCGCACGGCCCGGTGCCCCTGCCCGTCCCGGCGGGCCACCCGCTGCACCCGTACTGGCAGCAGTACGTGGCGGCCGCCGCGCCGGTCGCGCCGTTCATGCCGGTCCTGCTGACCACGCCACCGCGCCTGCGTGATCCGCTGTTCCGGCAGGCCGCCGGCGCCCTGCTGCGCGTCACGGGCGGTCACCTGAGCGCGCACGGGTGGCTGCGCGCCCAGCGCCTTCCCCCCGCCCTGACGCACGCGCTCGCCACGCACGCCCTGAACGCCGGCCTGAGCCCGCAGGACGCCCCGGCCCTGTACGCCCTGATTCCCGCCCTGGTGGCCGAGACTGTTTGCGCTCCCGCACCCGGCATGGGCGCGCTGCTGGACGCTCTGCTGTCGTTCGCGGCGGCGCGCGGGGTGACCGTACTCGAAGGGGCCACCGTGCAGCGCGTGGAGGGCCAGACCCTGCACTTCAGCGGAGCCCGGCCAGTCCGGCATGACCTGATCGTCAGCGCCCTGGACCCCGCCCGCCTGCGCGCCCTGCTCGGCTTTCCCGCGCCCTCCCCGCTGCGGCGCCGGACGGTGAGCGGCGTGGGCGTGTACGCCGCGTTCCCGTCGCCGCTCGCGCTGCCTGCCACGAGCGTCCTGCCCCCCACGGACTTCCGGGTGTTCCGGGCGGCCGTGCGGCGCGGGCACCTGCCGCCGGACACGCTGACGTTGGTGCATGCCCGCGGCCCGCACCTCAGTGTCCTGATGGCCACGCCGGCCACCGGGCAGGCCCTGCCCCTCACGCATCCGTGGGTGCAGGGCCAGCTGGCGCGCGCCGAACAGACGCTGGAGGCGCCGGGCCTGCTGGCCCGCGCGACGGACATCGCCAGCCTGTCCCCCGCCCATTACGCTGCGGGTGGACACCCGGGCGGCGCGCTGTACGGTCTGGGCCTCCCGGCGTGGCGGGGCGGACCGCTGCACCCGCAGCCCTACCAGGTCCGGCCGGGGCTGTGGCAGGTGGGGACGGGCGTGCACCCGGGCGGCGGGCTGCCCGCCATTCTGGGCGGCGCGCTGAACGTGAACCGGTTGCTGAGCGAAACGGGCGTGTAG
- a CDS encoding S8 family serine peptidase, with protein MKYTRSVLAATLALSLAACGQQTAAPATAPEAAAPTTDAIAGAYLVGFRQGNLSSQSLTEQATLQAQAIAAAGGVMTSQWVDISAAAVKLDAAALAKLKSNPLVEYVEPDYVRHAMGVRSGVTDSKASQGLSAQALYTASGEYTWGDNALQVQNLVASSYTGAGVAVCVGDTGIDGNHPEFARKLKGFRNFVTTETNRNDPYATNDVSHHGTHVSGTIFAQAGVGATGLQEGMVTNGVVGVATGVNLYMARVLGDTGSGSSSGIINGVNWCAAQLKSQGGLENKVVISLSLGGGNKSITEQRAYTSVYNKGALTIAATGNDGAAVSYPAAYSEVVGVGAVDSNLAKADFSNFGTQVDLVGPGVDVISSVPLGQGTRASANGGGVTFTQVQAADLTGKGSFSGSIVRAGDGTGVAGKNEFCGTSTRNPALGGNIALISRGTCSFEEKTANAVASGARAVMIYNNTAGTLGMSLTNAYNVPVVGILQTDGQGLISKLASGSVTGSASVTSADYESYNGTSMATPHVSAAAAVVWAAKPTLTNAQLLSLLTSTARDLGTAGKDNNFGYGLVDPLKAIAVK; from the coding sequence ATGAAGTACACCCGTTCTGTCCTGGCCGCCACCCTCGCCCTCAGCCTCGCCGCCTGCGGACAGCAGACTGCCGCGCCGGCCACCGCACCCGAAGCGGCCGCCCCGACCACCGACGCCATCGCCGGGGCGTACCTCGTGGGCTTCAGGCAGGGCAACCTCAGCAGCCAGAGCCTCACGGAACAGGCGACGCTTCAGGCGCAGGCGATCGCCGCGGCCGGCGGCGTCATGACCAGCCAGTGGGTGGACATCAGTGCCGCCGCTGTGAAACTCGACGCCGCCGCCCTCGCAAAACTGAAAAGCAACCCGCTTGTCGAGTACGTGGAACCCGACTACGTTCGCCACGCCATGGGCGTCAGGAGTGGCGTGACCGACAGCAAGGCCAGCCAGGGCCTGTCCGCGCAGGCGCTCTACACCGCCAGCGGCGAGTACACCTGGGGCGACAACGCCCTGCAGGTCCAGAACCTGGTGGCCAGCAGTTACACGGGCGCCGGCGTGGCCGTGTGCGTGGGGGACACCGGCATTGACGGTAACCACCCCGAATTCGCCCGCAAGCTTAAGGGCTTCAGGAACTTCGTCACCACCGAAACCAACCGCAACGACCCCTACGCCACGAACGACGTGTCTCACCACGGCACGCACGTGTCCGGCACCATCTTCGCTCAGGCTGGCGTGGGCGCCACCGGCCTTCAGGAGGGCATGGTGACCAACGGCGTGGTCGGGGTGGCCACCGGCGTGAACCTGTACATGGCGCGCGTCCTGGGCGACACCGGTTCAGGCAGCAGCAGCGGCATTATCAACGGCGTGAACTGGTGCGCCGCGCAGCTCAAGAGCCAGGGCGGCCTGGAAAACAAGGTCGTGATCAGCCTGTCCCTGGGCGGAGGCAACAAGAGCATCACCGAGCAACGCGCCTACACCAGCGTGTACAACAAGGGCGCCCTGACCATCGCCGCCACCGGCAACGACGGCGCCGCCGTGTCCTACCCCGCCGCGTACAGCGAGGTTGTCGGTGTGGGTGCCGTGGACAGCAACCTCGCCAAGGCTGACTTCAGTAACTTCGGGACGCAGGTGGACCTCGTGGGTCCCGGCGTGGACGTGATCAGCAGCGTGCCCCTGGGGCAGGGCACCCGCGCCAGCGCCAACGGCGGCGGCGTGACCTTCACGCAGGTGCAGGCCGCCGACCTGACCGGCAAGGGCAGCTTCAGCGGGTCCATTGTCCGCGCTGGTGACGGAACCGGCGTGGCCGGCAAGAACGAATTCTGCGGTACCAGTACCCGCAACCCTGCCCTGGGCGGGAACATCGCCCTGATCAGCCGCGGTACCTGCTCCTTCGAGGAGAAGACCGCCAACGCGGTCGCCAGCGGCGCCAGGGCCGTCATGATCTACAACAACACCGCTGGAACGCTCGGCATGAGCCTCACCAACGCCTACAACGTGCCGGTCGTGGGCATCCTGCAGACCGACGGTCAGGGCCTGATCTCCAAGCTCGCCAGCGGCTCCGTGACCGGCTCGGCCAGCGTGACGAGCGCCGACTACGAGTCCTACAACGGCACGAGCATGGCCACCCCCCACGTGAGCGCGGCCGCTGCGGTCGTCTGGGCGGCCAAACCGACCCTCACGAACGCGCAGCTGCTGAGCCTGCTGACCAGCACCGCCAGGGACCTGGGCACGGCCGGCAAGGACAACAACTTCGGGTACGGCCTGGTCGACCCGCTGAAGGCCATCGCCGTCAAGTAA
- the pruA gene encoding L-glutamate gamma-semialdehyde dehydrogenase, with protein sequence MIKVQEYRPQSFTDFTKEENVKAYQDALKKVRAELVGKHYPLVIDGERVDTAEKLTSLNPCDTNEVVGTTAKATIEDAERALQGAWKAFESWKKWDVDARARILLKASAILKRRRLEACALMSVEVGKNYAEADVEVAEAIDFLEYYARSAMKYAGFGAAETTWFEGEENGLMHIPLGVGVSISPWNFPCAIFIGMAAAPIVTGNCVIVKPAEDAGLIAGFMVDIMLEAGLPGGVLQFLPGVGKEIGEYLTTHARTRFITFTGSRAVGLHINEVAAKVQPGQKWIKRVIMELGGKDGMIVDETADLEGAVTAAVQGAFGFNGQKCSAMSRLIVVDSVYDDVVNAVVERARALKVGTGEENANVTAVVNQMSFDKIKGYLDLAPQEGKVLLGGEATGEANGKQGYYVQPTIVGDVARDSRLAQEEIFGPVVAVIRARDWQDALDIANSTEYGLTGGVCSASRERLEQARAEFEVGNLYFNRKITGAIVGVQPFGGYNMSGTDSKAGGPDYLANFMQLKTVTERW encoded by the coding sequence ATGATCAAAGTTCAGGAATACCGTCCGCAGAGTTTCACGGATTTCACGAAGGAAGAGAACGTCAAGGCCTACCAGGACGCGCTGAAGAAGGTGCGTGCCGAACTGGTCGGGAAGCACTACCCGCTGGTCATTGACGGCGAGCGCGTGGACACGGCGGAGAAACTCACCAGCCTGAATCCCTGCGACACAAATGAAGTGGTGGGGACGACGGCGAAGGCCACCATCGAGGACGCCGAACGGGCCCTTCAGGGCGCCTGGAAGGCCTTCGAAAGCTGGAAGAAATGGGATGTGGACGCCCGCGCCCGCATTCTGCTGAAAGCCTCCGCCATCCTCAAACGCCGCCGCCTGGAAGCCTGCGCGCTGATGAGCGTCGAGGTGGGCAAAAACTACGCCGAGGCAGACGTGGAGGTGGCCGAAGCCATCGACTTCCTGGAGTACTACGCGCGCAGCGCCATGAAGTACGCCGGGTTCGGCGCAGCCGAAACCACGTGGTTTGAAGGTGAGGAGAACGGCCTGATGCACATCCCGCTGGGGGTGGGCGTCAGCATCAGCCCCTGGAATTTCCCGTGCGCAATTTTCATCGGGATGGCGGCCGCGCCCATCGTGACTGGCAACTGCGTCATCGTGAAACCCGCTGAGGACGCCGGGCTGATCGCCGGGTTCATGGTGGACATCATGCTGGAAGCCGGCCTGCCCGGCGGAGTTCTTCAGTTCCTCCCCGGGGTGGGCAAGGAAATCGGGGAGTACCTCACCACGCACGCCCGGACGCGCTTCATCACGTTCACGGGCAGCCGCGCGGTGGGCCTGCACATCAACGAGGTGGCCGCGAAGGTGCAGCCCGGCCAGAAGTGGATCAAGCGGGTGATCATGGAACTCGGCGGCAAGGACGGCATGATCGTGGACGAGACTGCTGATCTGGAGGGGGCGGTCACGGCAGCGGTGCAGGGCGCGTTCGGTTTCAACGGTCAGAAATGCAGCGCGATGAGCCGCCTGATTGTGGTGGACAGCGTGTATGACGACGTTGTGAACGCGGTGGTGGAACGCGCCAGGGCCCTGAAGGTCGGGACCGGCGAGGAGAACGCCAACGTGACGGCCGTGGTGAACCAGATGAGTTTCGACAAGATCAAGGGCTACCTGGACCTCGCTCCGCAGGAAGGCAAGGTGCTGCTGGGCGGCGAAGCGACGGGCGAGGCGAACGGCAAGCAGGGGTACTACGTGCAGCCCACCATTGTCGGGGACGTCGCGCGTGACTCGCGCCTCGCGCAGGAGGAGATCTTCGGCCCGGTGGTGGCCGTGATCCGGGCCCGTGATTGGCAGGACGCCCTGGACATTGCCAACAGCACCGAGTACGGCCTGACGGGCGGGGTGTGCAGTGCCAGCCGGGAGCGCCTGGAGCAGGCCCGTGCGGAGTTTGAGGTGGGGAACCTGTACTTCAACCGCAAGATCACCGGGGCGATCGTGGGGGTCCAGCCGTTCGGCGGGTACAACATGAGCGGGACGGACAGCAAGGCGGGCGGACCGGACTACCTGGCGAACTTTATGCAGCTGAAGACGGTGACGGAACGCTGGTAG
- a CDS encoding proline dehydrogenase family protein has translation MIDQLYRKAVLTVAGQKSIENAVRARGWSMAQRFVAGESPQTAIQAVQDLARDGILANLDLLGEFIESPEQCTQFADNVIIMLDAAHAAGITPYVSIKLSSVGQGKTVNGEDLGLTNARRIINRAKNYGGFVCLDMEDHPRVDVTLAQFRTLHGEFGGEHVGTVLQSYLYRAEQDRSSLDDLHPNLRIVKGAYLEPETVAYPQKADVDAAYRRLVYAHMQAGNYVNVATHDESLIQDVQMFALSHGISKDAFEFQMLFGIRRDLQRNLAAAGYRVRAYIPYGRDWYPYFSRRIAETPRNAMFVLRGLLKG, from the coding sequence ATGATTGACCAGCTGTACCGCAAAGCCGTCCTGACCGTCGCCGGTCAGAAAAGCATCGAGAACGCCGTCCGCGCCCGCGGCTGGAGCATGGCCCAGCGCTTCGTCGCCGGCGAGAGCCCCCAGACGGCCATTCAGGCCGTTCAGGACCTTGCCCGCGACGGCATCCTCGCCAACCTGGATCTGCTCGGGGAATTCATCGAGAGCCCCGAGCAGTGCACGCAGTTCGCAGACAACGTGATCATCATGCTCGACGCCGCGCACGCAGCCGGAATCACCCCGTACGTGAGCATCAAGCTGTCGAGCGTGGGCCAGGGAAAAACCGTGAACGGGGAGGACCTGGGCCTCACGAACGCCCGGCGTATCATCAACCGCGCCAAGAACTACGGCGGGTTCGTGTGCCTGGACATGGAAGACCACCCCCGCGTGGATGTCACCCTCGCGCAGTTCCGCACGCTGCACGGTGAATTCGGCGGCGAGCACGTCGGCACTGTTCTTCAGTCGTACCTGTACCGCGCCGAACAGGACCGCAGCAGCCTGGACGACCTGCACCCCAACCTCCGCATCGTGAAGGGCGCGTACCTGGAGCCCGAAACGGTCGCCTACCCCCAGAAAGCCGACGTGGACGCTGCGTACCGCCGCCTGGTGTACGCCCACATGCAGGCCGGAAACTACGTGAACGTCGCCACCCACGACGAGAGCCTCATTCAGGACGTGCAGATGTTCGCCCTTTCGCACGGCATCAGCAAGGACGCGTTCGAGTTCCAGATGCTGTTCGGGATCCGCCGCGACCTGCAGCGCAACCTTGCCGCCGCCGGGTACCGCGTCCGCGCCTACATCCCGTACGGCCGCGACTGGTACCCGTACTTCAGCCGCCGCATTGCCGAAACGCCCCGCAACGCCATGTTCGTCCTGCGCGGTCTGCTCAAAGGCTGA
- a CDS encoding GntR family transcriptional regulator, with amino-acid sequence MTSFERPTLVRDGVYEHLRRAVLDGDLAPGERLGEVELGQQLGVSRTPIREALMRLTQDGLLVAEANKGVRVRTLSASEARDTYVVREELDGLAAALAADHHTPSDAHALRAALAALHAAPGSDYREQTRLDLAYHRTITHAAHNAALSDLNRDLEQRVALIKHQTRTYNAHPQTDGQHAALLDAILARDAHRARQEARAHVRTFAALVLSDLDPARRTS; translated from the coding sequence ATGACTTCGTTTGAGCGACCCACCCTGGTCCGGGACGGCGTGTACGAGCACCTGCGCCGCGCCGTCCTGGACGGCGACCTCGCCCCCGGCGAACGTCTCGGGGAAGTGGAACTCGGCCAGCAGCTCGGCGTCTCCCGCACGCCCATCCGTGAAGCCCTGATGCGCCTCACCCAGGACGGCCTGCTTGTTGCCGAGGCCAACAAGGGGGTCCGTGTCAGGACCCTCAGCGCCAGCGAGGCGCGCGATACGTACGTGGTCCGCGAGGAACTCGACGGCCTGGCCGCCGCCCTGGCTGCCGATCACCACACGCCCAGCGACGCTCACGCCCTGCGCGCCGCCCTCGCCGCCCTCCATGCCGCGCCCGGCAGTGACTACCGGGAACAGACCCGTCTGGACCTCGCCTACCACCGCACCATCACGCACGCCGCCCACAACGCGGCCCTGAGCGACCTGAACCGCGACCTCGAACAGCGCGTGGCCCTGATCAAACACCAGACCCGCACCTACAACGCCCACCCCCAGACCGACGGGCAGCACGCCGCCCTGCTCGACGCCATCCTCGCCCGTGACGCCCACCGCGCCCGGCAGGAAGCCCGGGCACACGTCCGTACTTTCGCCGCCCTGGTCCTCAGTGACCTCGACCCTGCCAGGAGAACCTCATGA
- a CDS encoding MgtC/SapB family protein, whose translation MSAGVPDPLAQLGLLTGLLVAAVLSGLIGWEREAHRAGAGLRTHMLVGISAALFVVLAEQLINQFGNDNRAVRFDLVGVLAAVVSGVSFLGAGTIFSSGKSQHTRGLTTAASLLATAGVGVACGLHLYVFGLGATLLFLFVLRPLHLLTEAREDGES comes from the coding sequence ATGTCTGCCGGGGTGCCTGATCCGCTGGCGCAGCTGGGGCTGCTGACCGGGCTGCTCGTCGCGGCTGTTCTCAGTGGGCTGATCGGCTGGGAACGCGAAGCGCACCGTGCCGGGGCGGGCCTGCGTACACATATGCTCGTGGGCATCAGCGCGGCTCTGTTCGTGGTGCTGGCTGAGCAGCTGATCAACCAGTTCGGCAACGACAACCGGGCGGTGCGCTTTGATCTGGTCGGTGTTCTGGCGGCCGTGGTGAGCGGGGTCAGCTTTCTGGGGGCGGGAACCATCTTCTCGTCGGGAAAAAGTCAGCACACGCGTGGGCTGACCACGGCCGCCAGTCTCCTCGCAACGGCGGGCGTGGGCGTGGCCTGCGGCCTTCACCTCTATGTGTTCGGGCTGGGTGCCACCCTGCTGTTCCTGTTCGTGCTTCGCCCACTGCACCTGCTGACTGAGGCCAGGGAAGATGGGGAGTCGTGA